One segment of Drosophila mauritiana strain mau12 chromosome 3R, ASM438214v1, whole genome shotgun sequence DNA contains the following:
- the LOC117144547 gene encoding uncharacterized protein LOC117144547 isoform X3: MLLLLLAFIMRFVDISKRCAACSRAGIDCTHHGGQSNSQASDANGNHTACWQHVAGGTSNSSSTSSGCDSNSSSKENYYVPQQQQHQRQRAAKHSKPGNIGVSPQQLEQIRFYQRMQQQQLQLLQQQLLQRRRLQQQLLQQGVPSPPATANATTTTAGLTCNQQYLRQQRMQQQQLQQQQQQQYVDHNSNNDNDYLNNYLNNSINQRNNGRVLGQGTKIRRGMTEFSTNNDHSKPHFTASQQKPHQNSPIHQQAFTPSNPNTHPHLLQRLAQQQQQQQHQRPHKFQQTLPFSQLNNGNNTAAHILPGSSPHSPLSYRNPLNSPSNSPFSNTAQTTIGKRFQQQQLTDRLLQQQHLQQCQQQQLQSLGSSDVEEDLAAEELSEESVKQNVAIVLSNLDRYNNALRSIILNEQVSSSLITPSDSLLFGEDSSGLLYCDNDNSRKHQGNNNFVLGKMAATPESDYNSNATTPGGRSSEQQLQQQQQQQQQLGVGGMLCGGGGGVGMRETTNGGGNNLNCSLASSHDFTHDNSDYQWFLDYGYRDGCGGMQRSVLSSLSASYNAMGDLIYYEDLAKNLDANLAEVDMESFRAEDIHSLLSHLPAYCKSLGGANSRLQQSLLLQQQQQQQQQLQQQQVLQHSNMLQHNLSQTSTTSTNELIDNSFCKSELLFSPVRESHISVDSLDMDAYPDDGEIILTCNKDNYTIAFEGSVLYSDDSFYADTSDIVARNKQNCINLHSNLEDIVKRNKALEVSMSRSAQAFQPICPMSPKGQAATSSAAKLQRYPSGNNNTETITITRHLPQCTVRKSSSLPNLQNEESMAGSCHKEQGPEESGPQAVPLNVSQAISTSTMEAGKSRSRNMLPMCQMPISISASISERLQQQADQQLTSEQITPTSQQPQQQHHHSHHHRHKHRCSCSQESQNFHISGSASSGNSSNPPAFNLVKLFIKQKSSNSSGGQEDLGAQASAHTCMDVSSGCWPSSDAASSSSGSLEQRLRKKSMNDSGKGSAVSRHDEEEHYPDTETPRRQLRARSEAVFYDDVASSSSTGSLTATNSPAHRRRSMPLRNPQLYQLAAQVSTGSQMSSEASSEQLTQVPRRAEAGCGTSTRPLSCASSSEMITRSMQTSCGSLSTTRSSVSDRYRCVPPSFLEKLNNLGEERKAPIYVIYPNYALPDLGFVKTNASTDVIFSPFNYKMTMDGATGSTSSSGSLRKQRNSSQSVSEDEILKTLDYKHVADWQSLATLLPSEYRRRLQHIPEVKHLVRQLDAELSQRPLFCMSPPLRRNRTHICDCAKYFQGQQTQMDEASSSGSSQQPSSGYRGSSTLLTDSELDVDPLKQMYVYQYDQQRMDSGVETSPGSQLTQTPPQPMPRSILRKAHSAQSRSKRNSMIEAQQTQKLTKLEKRRSLQEPPNNYGLGSTDELADVFEEEEHSQQAPPVKQRLSRKDLDARARAESFLASLPRSELKYYAEIASILESSGEHVTYDAAALKKEVSRVLSQQKKVSFNDEGVAAGLQQHAKRFATPPNSPNISMGALKRDTVDVLEQRKIESNRFKRLQIQWELMSKDSSMLKELANEAATKSGGSTPTSGNSTGSNSAPRSRIPRPVSYPAGRSSTPTSSRTAPVLATPSPARPATPKTVTKSHNKPGLFTSPRPSRLTSAQEAAGGNKVSTRSPSRIVQPKRYSLAGATTPTSTTPTSARARTPTNRVAVTAPNTPKRQAVAQSPRPTSRVR; encoded by the exons atgttgttgctgctgctcgccTTCATCATGAGATTCGTAGACATTTCCAAGCGCTGTGCCGCCTGCTCCAGGGCCGGCATCGATTGCACCCACCACGGCGGCCAGAGCAATTCGCAAGCTAGCGATGCCAATGGCAACCACACGGCCTGCTGGCAACATGTCGCCGGTGGCacgagcaacagcagcagcaccagcagcggcTGCGACAGCAACAGCTCCTCCAAGGAGAACTACTAtgtgccgcagcagcagcaacatcagcggcAAAGGGCTGCCAAGCACAGCAAGCCCGGCAACATTGGCGTTAGTCCGCAACAACTCGAGCAGATACGCTTCTACCAGCgcatgcagcagcagcagttgcaactgttgcagcagcagttgctgcAGCGTCGCCGcctgcaacagcaactgctGCAACAGGGCGTGCCCTCGCCTCCGGCAACAGCAAATGCAACAACTACAACGGCGGGACTCACCTGCAATCAACAGTATTTGCGACAGCAGCgaatgcagcagcaacaactgcagcagcaacagcagcagcaatatgtggaccacaacagcaacaatgacAATGACTATTTGAACAACTATCTGAACAACAGCATTAACCAGCGAAACAATGGTAGAGTTTTGGGCCAAG GCACCAAAATTCGACGTGGCATGACAGAATTCTCAACAAACAACGATCACAGCAAACCGCATTTCACCGCATCTCAGCAGAAGCCGCATCAGAACTCACCCATCCATCAGCAAGCATTCACTCCATCCAATCCCAACACTCACCCACATCTGCTTCAACGATTGgcccaacagcaacagcaacagcagcatcagcgTCCCCATAAGTTTCAGCAGACCTTGCCCTTTAGCCAGCTaaacaacggcaacaacacGGCTGCCCACATTCTGCCCGGATCATCGCCACATTCCCCGCTCAGCTACCGCAATCCGCTGAACAGTCCCAGCAATTCGCCATTCAGCAACACGGCGCAGACGACAATTGGGAAGCGgttccagcagcagcagctgaccGATCGcttgttgcagcagcaacatctgcagcagtgccagcagcagcaactgcaatcGCTGGGCAGCAGCGATGTGGAAGAGGATCTGGCTGCGGAGGAACTGAGCGAGGAGAGTGTCAAGCAGAATGTGGCCATTGTGCTGAGCAATTTGGATCGGTATAACAACGCGTTGCGCAGCATTATCCTGAATGAGCAGGTGAGCAGCAGCCTCATCACGCCCAGCGACAGCCTCCTGTTTGGCGAGGACTCGAGCGGTTTGCTCTACTGCGACAACGACAACTCTAGGAAGCATCAGGGCAACAATAACTTTGTTCTGGGCAAGATGGCAGCCACACCAGAGTCGGACTACAATAGCAATGCAACCACGCCGGGAGGTCGCAGCAGCGAGCAgcaattgcagcagcagcaacagcaacagcagcaacttggGGTAGGTGGGATGctttgtggtggtggtggcggtgtCGGGATGCGGGAAACTACTAATGGCGGTGGCAACAATCTCAACTGCTCGTTGGCCTCGTCGCACGACTTTACTCACGACAATTCCGATTACCAGTGGTTCCTGGACTACGGCTATCGAGATGGCTGCGGCGGAATGCAGCGCAGCGTTTTGAGTTCCCTCTCGGCCTCGTACAATGCGATGGGGGATCTGATCTACTATGAGGATCTGGCCAAGAATCTGGACGCCAATCTGGCCGAAGTGGACATGGAGAGTTTCCGGGCGGAGGACATACATTCCCTGCTCTCGCATCTGCCCGCCTATTGCAAGAGCTTGGGCGGTGCAAACAGTCGCCTTCAGCAATCTTTGCTGcttcagcagcaacagcagcagcaacaacaactacaacagcaacaggTGCTGCAGCACAGCAATATGTTGCAGCACAACTTGTCCCAGACGTCGACTACCTCCACAAACGAACTGATCGACAACTCCTTCTGCAAGTCGGAGTTGCTCTTTTCGCCGGTGAGGGAGTCGCACATCTCGGTGGATTCACTTGATATGGACGCCTATCCGGATGACGGCGAGATTATACTCACCTGCAACAAGGACAACTACACGATCGCCTTTGAGGGCAGTGTGCTATACTCGGATGATAGTTTCTATG CGGATACCAGTGACATTGTCGCCAGGAACAAACAGAACTGCATCAACTTGCACAGCAATCTGGAGGACATAGTGAAACGCAATAAAGCCCTGGAGGTGTCCATGTCGCGTTCGGCGCAGGCTTTCCAGCCCATCTGTCCCATGTCGCCCAAGGGACAGGCAGCCACATCATCGGCGGCCAAGCTACAGCG GTATCCCTCGGGGAATAATAACACAGAGACCATCACCATAACCAGACACCTACCACAGTGCACCGTGCGGAAGAGTAGCAGTCTGCCCAATCTGCAGAACGAGGAATCGATGGCGGGCAGTTGCCACAAGGAGCAGGGACCGGAGGAGAGTGGACCACAGGCGGTTCCACTGAACGTCTCTCAGGCGATCAGCACCTCCACCATGGAGGCGGGCAAGTCGAGGTCCAGGAATATGTTGCCCATGTGCCAGATGCCCATATCCATTAGTGCGTCGATTTCGGAGAGACTGCAGCAACAGGCGGATCAGCAGCTGACCAGCGAACAGATCACACCCACATCACAGCAaccacaacagcagcatcacCATTCGCACCACCATCGCCACAAGcatcgctgcagttgctcgcAGGAGAGCCAGAATTTCCATATTTCGGGCTCGGCCTCCTCGGGCAACTCCTCCAATCCGCCAGCCTTCAATCTAGTCAAGCTGTTCATTAAGCAGaagagcagcaacagcagtggcGGCCAGGAGGATTTGGGAGCCCAGGCAAGTGCGCACACCTGTATGGATGTCTCTTCTGGCTGCTGGCCGTCCAGCGATGCAGCCAGCTCCAGTAGTGGCTCCTTGGAGCAGCGACTTCGCAAGAAGAGTATGAATGACTCGGGCAAGGGATCGGCAGTTAGTCGGCATGACGAGGAGGAGCACTACCCAGATACGGAGACACCCAGACGTCAGCTGAGGGCCCGATCGGAGGCAGTGTTCTACGATGATGTCGCCAGCTCCAGTTCCACGGGTTCGTTGACTGCGACCAATTCACCAGCACATCGTCGTCGCAGTATGCCACTAAGGAATCCACAACTGTACCAACTGGCTGCTCAGGTATCCACTGGCAGTCAAATGTCCTCGGAGGCCAGCTCGGAACAGCTAACCCAGGTGCCCAGGCGGGCAGAAGCGGGATGCGGAACCAGTACGCGTCCGTTGTCGTGTGCCTCCAGCTCCGAAATGATCACGCGCTCCATGCAGACCTCCTGCGGATCACTGAGCACCACAAGGAGCAGTGTGAGCGACCGCTATCGATGTGTGCCGCCCTCGTTCCTCGAGAAACTCAATAACTTGGGTGAGGAGCGAAAGGCGCCCATTTACGTGATCTATCCAAACTATGCCCTGCCCGATTTGGGATTCGTTAAGACTAATGCCAGCACAGACGTGATCTTCTCGCCCTTCAACTACAAGATGACGATGGATGGAGCGACTGGTAGTACCAGCAGCTCGGGATCTCTGAGGAAGCAGCGCAACAGCAGCCAGAGCGTGAGTGAAGACGAAATCCTCAAGACGCTGGACTACAAGCACGTTGCCGACTGGCAGTCGCTGGCCACCTTGCTGCCGTCGGAATACCGCCGGCGGTTGCAGCACATTCCGGAGGTGAAGCACCTGGTGCGGCAACTGGATGCGGAGCTATCACAACGTCCCCTTTTCTGTATGTCGCCGCCGCTCCGCCGAAATCGCACGCACATCTGCGACTGTGCCAAGTACTTCCAGGGCCAGCAGACCCAAATGGACGAGGCATCCAGCTCGGGATCCAGTCAGCAGCCGAGCTCCGGTTATCGTGGCTCATCAACGCTGCTTACCGACTCTGAGCTGGACGTGGATCCGCTGAAGCAGATGTATGTGTACCAGTACGATCAGCAGCGCATGGATTCGGGCGTGGAAACCAGTCCTGGTAGTCAGTTAACTCAAACCCCGCCGCAACCCATGCCTCGAAGCATTTTGCGCAAGGCACACTCCGCACAGTCGCGCTCCAAGCGCAATTCCATGATCGAGGCACAGCAGACGCAGAAGCTGACCAAGCTGGAGAAGCGTCGCAGTTTGCAGGAACCACCGAACAACTACGGTTTGGGCTCCACCGACGAACTTGCCGATGTCtttgaggaggaggagcacaGTCAGCAGGCGCCGCCGGTGAAACAGAGGCTTTCCCGCAAGGACCTGGATGCCAGGGCACGGGCTGAGAGCTTCCTGGCCTCCTTGCCGCGTTCTGAGCTCAAGTATTACGCCGAGATCGCGTCGATTCTAGAGTCTTCCGGCGAGCATGTGACCTACGATGCTGCCGCCCTGAAAAAGGAGGTGAGCCGAGTGCTTAGCCAGCAGAAGAAGGTGTCATTCAATGATGAGGGTGTGGCTGCCGGACTGCAGCAGCACGCCAAACGTTTCGCCACGCCTCCCAACTCGCCCAACATCTCCATGGGTGCACTGAAACGCGATACAGTGGATGTGCTGGAGCAGCGCAAGATCGAAAGCAATCGCTTCAAGCGCCTGCAAATCCAGTGGGAGCTCATGAGCAAGGACTCGAGTATGCTTAAGGAGCTGGCCAACGAGGCGGCCACCAAGAGCGGCGGTTCCACGCCCACCTCGGGCAATTCGACTGGCTCCAACTCCGCGCCAAGGTCAAGGATTCCAAGACCTGTTAGCTACCCAGCGGGCAG AAGTTCCACGCCCACTTCGTCACGTACTGCCCCCGTTTTGGCCACGCCCTCACCGGCTAGGCCGGCCACTCCCAAGACTGTCACTAAAAGCCACAACAAACCCGGTCTCTTTACCTCCCCCCGCCCTAGCAGACTGACCAGTGCCCAGGAAGCAGCCGGCGGTAACAAGGTCAGCACTCGATCGCCCAGCAGGATTGTGCAGCCGAAGCGTTATAGTCTGGCCGGCGCGACCACGCCCACATCCACAACACCCACTTCGGCCAGGGCACGCACGCCCACCAATCGAGTGGCGGTTACGGCGCCAAATACGCCCAAACGCCAGGCGGTTGCCCAGTCGCCCAG ACCCACCTCGCGAGTGCGTTGA
- the LOC117144547 gene encoding uncharacterized protein LOC117144547 isoform X1 has product MLLLLLAFIMRFVDISKRCAACSRAGIDCTHHGGQSNSQASDANGNHTACWQHVAGGTSNSSSTSSGCDSNSSSKENYYVPQQQQHQRQRAAKHSKPGNIGVSPQQLEQIRFYQRMQQQQLQLLQQQLLQRRRLQQQLLQQGVPSPPATANATTTTAGLTCNQQYLRQQRMQQQQLQQQQQQQYVDHNSNNDNDYLNNYLNNSINQRNNGRVLGQGTKIRRGMTEFSTNNDHSKPHFTASQQKPHQNSPIHQQAFTPSNPNTHPHLLQRLAQQQQQQQHQRPHKFQQTLPFSQLNNGNNTAAHILPGSSPHSPLSYRNPLNSPSNSPFSNTAQTTIGKRFQQQQLTDRLLQQQHLQQCQQQQLQSLGSSDVEEDLAAEELSEESVKQNVAIVLSNLDRYNNALRSIILNEQVSSSLITPSDSLLFGEDSSGLLYCDNDNSRKHQGNNNFVLGKMAATPESDYNSNATTPGGRSSEQQLQQQQQQQQQLGVGGMLCGGGGGVGMRETTNGGGNNLNCSLASSHDFTHDNSDYQWFLDYGYRDGCGGMQRSVLSSLSASYNAMGDLIYYEDLAKNLDANLAEVDMESFRAEDIHSLLSHLPAYCKSLGGANSRLQQSLLLQQQQQQQQQLQQQQVLQHSNMLQHNLSQTSTTSTNELIDNSFCKSELLFSPVRESHISVDSLDMDAYPDDGEIILTCNKDNYTIAFEGSVLYSDDSFYADTSDIVARNKQNCINLHSNLEDIVKRNKALEVSMSRSAQAFQPICPMSPKGQAATSSAAKLQRRSLFLVSPARRYPSGNNNTETITITRHLPQCTVRKSSSLPNLQNEESMAGSCHKEQGPEESGPQAVPLNVSQAISTSTMEAGKSRSRNMLPMCQMPISISASISERLQQQADQQLTSEQITPTSQQPQQQHHHSHHHRHKHRCSCSQESQNFHISGSASSGNSSNPPAFNLVKLFIKQKSSNSSGGQEDLGAQASAHTCMDVSSGCWPSSDAASSSSGSLEQRLRKKSMNDSGKGSAVSRHDEEEHYPDTETPRRQLRARSEAVFYDDVASSSSTGSLTATNSPAHRRRSMPLRNPQLYQLAAQVSTGSQMSSEASSEQLTQVPRRAEAGCGTSTRPLSCASSSEMITRSMQTSCGSLSTTRSSVSDRYRCVPPSFLEKLNNLGEERKAPIYVIYPNYALPDLGFVKTNASTDVIFSPFNYKMTMDGATGSTSSSGSLRKQRNSSQSVSEDEILKTLDYKHVADWQSLATLLPSEYRRRLQHIPEVKHLVRQLDAELSQRPLFCMSPPLRRNRTHICDCAKYFQGQQTQMDEASSSGSSQQPSSGYRGSSTLLTDSELDVDPLKQMYVYQYDQQRMDSGVETSPGSQLTQTPPQPMPRSILRKAHSAQSRSKRNSMIEAQQTQKLTKLEKRRSLQEPPNNYGLGSTDELADVFEEEEHSQQAPPVKQRLSRKDLDARARAESFLASLPRSELKYYAEIASILESSGEHVTYDAAALKKEVSRVLSQQKKVSFNDEGVAAGLQQHAKRFATPPNSPNISMGALKRDTVDVLEQRKIESNRFKRLQIQWELMSKDSSMLKELANEAATKSGGSTPTSGNSTGSNSAPRSRIPRPVSYPAGRSSTPTSSRTAPVLATPSPARPATPKTVTKSHNKPGLFTSPRPSRLTSAQEAAGGNKVSTRSPSRIVQPKRYSLAGATTPTSTTPTSARARTPTNRVAVTAPNTPKRQAVAQSPRPTSRVR; this is encoded by the exons atgttgttgctgctgctcgccTTCATCATGAGATTCGTAGACATTTCCAAGCGCTGTGCCGCCTGCTCCAGGGCCGGCATCGATTGCACCCACCACGGCGGCCAGAGCAATTCGCAAGCTAGCGATGCCAATGGCAACCACACGGCCTGCTGGCAACATGTCGCCGGTGGCacgagcaacagcagcagcaccagcagcggcTGCGACAGCAACAGCTCCTCCAAGGAGAACTACTAtgtgccgcagcagcagcaacatcagcggcAAAGGGCTGCCAAGCACAGCAAGCCCGGCAACATTGGCGTTAGTCCGCAACAACTCGAGCAGATACGCTTCTACCAGCgcatgcagcagcagcagttgcaactgttgcagcagcagttgctgcAGCGTCGCCGcctgcaacagcaactgctGCAACAGGGCGTGCCCTCGCCTCCGGCAACAGCAAATGCAACAACTACAACGGCGGGACTCACCTGCAATCAACAGTATTTGCGACAGCAGCgaatgcagcagcaacaactgcagcagcaacagcagcagcaatatgtggaccacaacagcaacaatgacAATGACTATTTGAACAACTATCTGAACAACAGCATTAACCAGCGAAACAATGGTAGAGTTTTGGGCCAAG GCACCAAAATTCGACGTGGCATGACAGAATTCTCAACAAACAACGATCACAGCAAACCGCATTTCACCGCATCTCAGCAGAAGCCGCATCAGAACTCACCCATCCATCAGCAAGCATTCACTCCATCCAATCCCAACACTCACCCACATCTGCTTCAACGATTGgcccaacagcaacagcaacagcagcatcagcgTCCCCATAAGTTTCAGCAGACCTTGCCCTTTAGCCAGCTaaacaacggcaacaacacGGCTGCCCACATTCTGCCCGGATCATCGCCACATTCCCCGCTCAGCTACCGCAATCCGCTGAACAGTCCCAGCAATTCGCCATTCAGCAACACGGCGCAGACGACAATTGGGAAGCGgttccagcagcagcagctgaccGATCGcttgttgcagcagcaacatctgcagcagtgccagcagcagcaactgcaatcGCTGGGCAGCAGCGATGTGGAAGAGGATCTGGCTGCGGAGGAACTGAGCGAGGAGAGTGTCAAGCAGAATGTGGCCATTGTGCTGAGCAATTTGGATCGGTATAACAACGCGTTGCGCAGCATTATCCTGAATGAGCAGGTGAGCAGCAGCCTCATCACGCCCAGCGACAGCCTCCTGTTTGGCGAGGACTCGAGCGGTTTGCTCTACTGCGACAACGACAACTCTAGGAAGCATCAGGGCAACAATAACTTTGTTCTGGGCAAGATGGCAGCCACACCAGAGTCGGACTACAATAGCAATGCAACCACGCCGGGAGGTCGCAGCAGCGAGCAgcaattgcagcagcagcaacagcaacagcagcaacttggGGTAGGTGGGATGctttgtggtggtggtggcggtgtCGGGATGCGGGAAACTACTAATGGCGGTGGCAACAATCTCAACTGCTCGTTGGCCTCGTCGCACGACTTTACTCACGACAATTCCGATTACCAGTGGTTCCTGGACTACGGCTATCGAGATGGCTGCGGCGGAATGCAGCGCAGCGTTTTGAGTTCCCTCTCGGCCTCGTACAATGCGATGGGGGATCTGATCTACTATGAGGATCTGGCCAAGAATCTGGACGCCAATCTGGCCGAAGTGGACATGGAGAGTTTCCGGGCGGAGGACATACATTCCCTGCTCTCGCATCTGCCCGCCTATTGCAAGAGCTTGGGCGGTGCAAACAGTCGCCTTCAGCAATCTTTGCTGcttcagcagcaacagcagcagcaacaacaactacaacagcaacaggTGCTGCAGCACAGCAATATGTTGCAGCACAACTTGTCCCAGACGTCGACTACCTCCACAAACGAACTGATCGACAACTCCTTCTGCAAGTCGGAGTTGCTCTTTTCGCCGGTGAGGGAGTCGCACATCTCGGTGGATTCACTTGATATGGACGCCTATCCGGATGACGGCGAGATTATACTCACCTGCAACAAGGACAACTACACGATCGCCTTTGAGGGCAGTGTGCTATACTCGGATGATAGTTTCTATG CGGATACCAGTGACATTGTCGCCAGGAACAAACAGAACTGCATCAACTTGCACAGCAATCTGGAGGACATAGTGAAACGCAATAAAGCCCTGGAGGTGTCCATGTCGCGTTCGGCGCAGGCTTTCCAGCCCATCTGTCCCATGTCGCCCAAGGGACAGGCAGCCACATCATCGGCGGCCAAGCTACAGCG ACGCTCGTTATTCCTTGTTTCGCCCGCTCGCAGGTATCCCTCGGGGAATAATAACACAGAGACCATCACCATAACCAGACACCTACCACAGTGCACCGTGCGGAAGAGTAGCAGTCTGCCCAATCTGCAGAACGAGGAATCGATGGCGGGCAGTTGCCACAAGGAGCAGGGACCGGAGGAGAGTGGACCACAGGCGGTTCCACTGAACGTCTCTCAGGCGATCAGCACCTCCACCATGGAGGCGGGCAAGTCGAGGTCCAGGAATATGTTGCCCATGTGCCAGATGCCCATATCCATTAGTGCGTCGATTTCGGAGAGACTGCAGCAACAGGCGGATCAGCAGCTGACCAGCGAACAGATCACACCCACATCACAGCAaccacaacagcagcatcacCATTCGCACCACCATCGCCACAAGcatcgctgcagttgctcgcAGGAGAGCCAGAATTTCCATATTTCGGGCTCGGCCTCCTCGGGCAACTCCTCCAATCCGCCAGCCTTCAATCTAGTCAAGCTGTTCATTAAGCAGaagagcagcaacagcagtggcGGCCAGGAGGATTTGGGAGCCCAGGCAAGTGCGCACACCTGTATGGATGTCTCTTCTGGCTGCTGGCCGTCCAGCGATGCAGCCAGCTCCAGTAGTGGCTCCTTGGAGCAGCGACTTCGCAAGAAGAGTATGAATGACTCGGGCAAGGGATCGGCAGTTAGTCGGCATGACGAGGAGGAGCACTACCCAGATACGGAGACACCCAGACGTCAGCTGAGGGCCCGATCGGAGGCAGTGTTCTACGATGATGTCGCCAGCTCCAGTTCCACGGGTTCGTTGACTGCGACCAATTCACCAGCACATCGTCGTCGCAGTATGCCACTAAGGAATCCACAACTGTACCAACTGGCTGCTCAGGTATCCACTGGCAGTCAAATGTCCTCGGAGGCCAGCTCGGAACAGCTAACCCAGGTGCCCAGGCGGGCAGAAGCGGGATGCGGAACCAGTACGCGTCCGTTGTCGTGTGCCTCCAGCTCCGAAATGATCACGCGCTCCATGCAGACCTCCTGCGGATCACTGAGCACCACAAGGAGCAGTGTGAGCGACCGCTATCGATGTGTGCCGCCCTCGTTCCTCGAGAAACTCAATAACTTGGGTGAGGAGCGAAAGGCGCCCATTTACGTGATCTATCCAAACTATGCCCTGCCCGATTTGGGATTCGTTAAGACTAATGCCAGCACAGACGTGATCTTCTCGCCCTTCAACTACAAGATGACGATGGATGGAGCGACTGGTAGTACCAGCAGCTCGGGATCTCTGAGGAAGCAGCGCAACAGCAGCCAGAGCGTGAGTGAAGACGAAATCCTCAAGACGCTGGACTACAAGCACGTTGCCGACTGGCAGTCGCTGGCCACCTTGCTGCCGTCGGAATACCGCCGGCGGTTGCAGCACATTCCGGAGGTGAAGCACCTGGTGCGGCAACTGGATGCGGAGCTATCACAACGTCCCCTTTTCTGTATGTCGCCGCCGCTCCGCCGAAATCGCACGCACATCTGCGACTGTGCCAAGTACTTCCAGGGCCAGCAGACCCAAATGGACGAGGCATCCAGCTCGGGATCCAGTCAGCAGCCGAGCTCCGGTTATCGTGGCTCATCAACGCTGCTTACCGACTCTGAGCTGGACGTGGATCCGCTGAAGCAGATGTATGTGTACCAGTACGATCAGCAGCGCATGGATTCGGGCGTGGAAACCAGTCCTGGTAGTCAGTTAACTCAAACCCCGCCGCAACCCATGCCTCGAAGCATTTTGCGCAAGGCACACTCCGCACAGTCGCGCTCCAAGCGCAATTCCATGATCGAGGCACAGCAGACGCAGAAGCTGACCAAGCTGGAGAAGCGTCGCAGTTTGCAGGAACCACCGAACAACTACGGTTTGGGCTCCACCGACGAACTTGCCGATGTCtttgaggaggaggagcacaGTCAGCAGGCGCCGCCGGTGAAACAGAGGCTTTCCCGCAAGGACCTGGATGCCAGGGCACGGGCTGAGAGCTTCCTGGCCTCCTTGCCGCGTTCTGAGCTCAAGTATTACGCCGAGATCGCGTCGATTCTAGAGTCTTCCGGCGAGCATGTGACCTACGATGCTGCCGCCCTGAAAAAGGAGGTGAGCCGAGTGCTTAGCCAGCAGAAGAAGGTGTCATTCAATGATGAGGGTGTGGCTGCCGGACTGCAGCAGCACGCCAAACGTTTCGCCACGCCTCCCAACTCGCCCAACATCTCCATGGGTGCACTGAAACGCGATACAGTGGATGTGCTGGAGCAGCGCAAGATCGAAAGCAATCGCTTCAAGCGCCTGCAAATCCAGTGGGAGCTCATGAGCAAGGACTCGAGTATGCTTAAGGAGCTGGCCAACGAGGCGGCCACCAAGAGCGGCGGTTCCACGCCCACCTCGGGCAATTCGACTGGCTCCAACTCCGCGCCAAGGTCAAGGATTCCAAGACCTGTTAGCTACCCAGCGGGCAG AAGTTCCACGCCCACTTCGTCACGTACTGCCCCCGTTTTGGCCACGCCCTCACCGGCTAGGCCGGCCACTCCCAAGACTGTCACTAAAAGCCACAACAAACCCGGTCTCTTTACCTCCCCCCGCCCTAGCAGACTGACCAGTGCCCAGGAAGCAGCCGGCGGTAACAAGGTCAGCACTCGATCGCCCAGCAGGATTGTGCAGCCGAAGCGTTATAGTCTGGCCGGCGCGACCACGCCCACATCCACAACACCCACTTCGGCCAGGGCACGCACGCCCACCAATCGAGTGGCGGTTACGGCGCCAAATACGCCCAAACGCCAGGCGGTTGCCCAGTCGCCCAG ACCCACCTCGCGAGTGCGTTGA